In the genome of Variovorax sp. PAMC26660, the window GGTGTGCGTGATCAGGTCGTCGATGTTGATCTTGCCTTCCATGTACCAGTCGACGATCTTCGGCACGTCGGTGCGCCCGCGTGCGCCACCGAAGGCCGAGCCTTCCCACTTGCGGCCGGTGACGAGCTGGAAGGGACGCGTGCTGATCTCTGCGCCGGCCTCGGCCACGCCGATGATGATGCTGCGGCCCCAGCCCTTGTGCGTGCATTCGAGCGCCTGGCGCATCACCTTGGTGTTGCCGATGCACTCGAAGCTGTAGTCGGCGCCGCCGTCGGTCAGTTGCACGATGGCGTCGACCACGTTCTCGGTGTCCTTCGGGTTGATGAAGTGCGTCATGCCGAACTTGCGGGCCATGGCTTCGCGCTCTGGGTTCAGGTCGACTCCGATGATCTTGTCGGCGCCCACCATCTTGGCGCCCTGGATCACGTTCAGGCCGATGCCGCCGAGGCCGAACACCACCACGTTGGCGCCGGCTTCCACCTTGGCCGTGAAGATCACCGCGCCAATGCCGGTGGTGACGCCGCAGCCGATGTAGCAGACCTTGTCGAAGGGGGCGTCTTCACGGATCTTGGCGAGCGAGATTTCGGGCGCGACGGTGTAGTTGCTGAAGGTGCTGGTGCCCATGTAGTGGGCGATCGGCTGGCCGTCGAGGCTGAAGCGCGAGGTGCCGTCGGGCATCTGGCCCTTGCCCTGCGTGCCGCGGATCAACTGGCACAGGTTGGTCTTGCGCGAGAGGCAGAACTTGCATTGGCGGCATTCGGGCGTGTACAGCGGAATGACGTGGTCGCCCTTTTTCAGGGTGGTGACGCCGGGGCCGACGTCGACCACGATGCCCGCGCCTTCATGGCCGAGGATCGCGGGGAAGATGCCTTCCGGGTCGGCGCCCGAGAGCGTGTAGTAGTCGGTGTGGCAGATGCCGGTGGCCTTGATCTCGACCAGCACTTCGCCGAAACGGGGGCCGTCGAGATCGACGGTTTCAATGGTGAGCGGGGCTCCGGATTTCCAGGCGACGGCGGCTTTGGTTTTCATGGCGGGTTCGGGGAAAGAGAAAGAGGGAGGCGCGAAGGCCCAAGGATACTCAGGCGGAGCCAGCAGGGAAGATACCCGACATGCCAATGAACCCGGGCAAATGGCGGAAATTCCAGACCCAGTTTCGGAGGGCTGGAAATTCGTCCAGTGAAATGCCGCCTTCGCCGGCCAGCGCGACGTACGGAAAGCAGGCCAGGTCGGCAATCGTCGGCTCGGGTGCCGAGGCCAGCCAGCGCAGGCCCATGCTGGCCTGTTCGGCAAGGTGGTCGTCGAGCACGCGGAACACGGCGCGCGCGCCGGCGCGGCAGGCGTCGATGTCGAGGTGGTGGTAGCCGAGCGTGTCGTGCAGCCGCGCGGCCGAGGCGGTGCGGGTGATGTCGTCGGCGGTGGCAAGCCACATCGCGACCTGGCCGCGCAGCTTCGGGTCGTCGGGATGCCAGTGGCCCTGCGCGTCGTGGTGGCGGCTCGCCAAGTAGACGAGGATCGCCTGTGCATCGCGCAGCAGGAAGCCGTCGTCGTCGATCACCGGGAGCTGGCCCAGCGGGTTGATGTTCGCCAGGAAGGCGGCCGATTTGTGCTCGCGCCCAGGGTAGAAGTTGACCGGCACGGTTTCATGGGCGACGCCGAGCCACGCCAGCATCTGCCGCACCTTGAAGCAGTTGCCCGAGAGCGGGTAGTCGTAGAGCTTCAGCATCGTCATGCAGCAGCCCTCACGCCGAAGCGCATGCCGCGCTCGCGCAGCCAGCGGCGGTAGGTGACGGACGAGGTGTCGCCGCGTGTGGGCGTCTCGGCGCGGCCTTCGAGCGGCATGCGCTTGTAGGCGTGGTTCTCCAGGATCGGTTTGTCCTGCCCGAAGATCGTGTGCTGGAACGCGATGAGTTCGGCGTCGGTGGAATCGTCGTCGTAGCAGGCAAGGATCGTGTGGGCGATCACGTGCTCGTCGTCGATGGGCTGCAGGAAGAGGCCGATGGCATCGAGTTCGCCCGCGCGAAAGCTCGACTTGTAGAGCATGGCCGAGAAGGGCTGCATCACGCGGTACTTGTAGAGCACCTCGCTGCCCGAGTCGTGTGCGGCCGAGGCGCGCGGCTGCCAGAAGCGGCAGTCGGTGGCCCAGATTTCTCCCGTGGCTGGTTCGACCTGCACCTGGTACTGCGCCACCTCGGTGTGCGGCACCTTGCCGAGGTAGTCGGCGTGCACGAACGGAAAGTGCGCCATGTCCAGGAAGTTCTCGATCACCCGCAGGCCCGACACCGCAACGCCGATGCCGCCGCAGTCGATGGTGCGGCGACCGGGTTCGCTGTATTCGGGGAAGTCGAACAACGCACGCGCGGGCTGGCCGCTCGGGCAGACCCAGAGGTAGCCGTAGCGTGATTGCACCGCGAGCGGCTGATCGCCCAGGCGGCACTGGGGCGTGCCGTCGGCATCAATCCAGAGCTGCACCGTTTCGCCGAGCAGGCGGGTCGTGCGCGCTTCGGCCGTGGTGGGCCCGACGACCAGCCAGTCGTCGCGCATGTTGGGGTCGTCGGTGACGAAGGGCATGGCTTCTTTCAATCTTTGGGAAAGGCTTCGATCTCGCTGCGCAGGCGGCGGACGGCGACGTGCAGGACTGTCATGGCATGCCCGGCCGGATGTGCATCGCTCCAGAAATGAACAAAGGCGAGGGAGGGCTGGGCGTCGAGGACGAGGGCGGCGGTGTTCACCTCGTCGAGTTGGCCGCGCCATGCGCCCGACGCCGCATCGGCGACCAGGCCGTGCCGGGCCAGCATTTTGCGCACCGTGCTGGCGGGTGCTCGCACGGTCAGCGTGCGGCAGAAGTTCCAGCCGGCAGGGACGGCGTTGGCCAGTTCTGTGGGCGCGATGTGCGTCTCGGGCGACAGGTGAACCCACAGCATTCCTGCTGCCTCGGCCACGTTGAACGTCTTCGCGCAAACGTTGCGCGGCGCTTGCATGGCCGGGTGTGCCGGGATGCGCGTGCATTGCCCGCTGCCGGCCGCGTATTGCCAGCCGTGGTAGGCACAGGCCAGCCGGTTCTCGATCACCTGGCCGAGCGTGAAGCGCACGCTGCGGTGTGGGCAGCGGTTCTCCCATGCCTGCGCTGTGCCATCGGCAGCGCGCCAGAGGGCGAGTTCCTGGCCTTCGGCAAAGCCGGCGACGATGTTGGCGCCGGGGCGCAGGTCGGCCGCCCGTGCCACGGGATGCCAGGGGGTAGTGTTGTTTGTGTTCATGGTGCGTGGGCCGCAGGGGCGTGAGGCTCGGCGCCGGTGATGGCATAGCATTGACGCCACCCCGGCCATGCCGTCTACCGTACCGCGTCTGCCGCACCGATGAAAGCCACATGAAGAGACGCAACTTTTCATTCCTGAAACGCTGGGCTGAAATGACACCCTGTTTTTCTGTTCGTCGCGTTGTGCTTGATTCTTGGCGCTGCTGTTCAGGGCGTCGCTCACGCCGACACGGTGCTCTTTTTCGCGAATGTCCCCCGCTTCGCTCCTCCTTTATTTCGCGAAAAAGAGCCCCGTATCGACGTGAGCGTTGGACAGAGCGGTTGTTGATCGCAGGATCAATAGCAGCGTGCCCATGTGCGAATGACGCCGGGTGCTCCCCGCAGCGAAATAAAGGAGGAGCGAAGCGGGGGACATTCGCGGAGGGGAGCACCCGGCGTCATTCGCACGCGCCCCGAACAACAGCGTTCGGGACACCGAGGCCAGTTCCACGTGTCGTGGATCAAGCGATCACCCCGTGGGGCAACTAGCATGAGCCGCATCGATCTCGCATTGGTCGAGGCCTTCGTGCTGGTCGCGAAGGGCGGTAGTCTCACCAAGGCCGAAAGCCTCTCGGGCGTGTCGAAGGCCACCTTGAGCCGGCAACTCACGCGGCTGGAAAAGCTGCTGGGCGCGCAACTGCTGATGCGTAGCCCGCGCCGCATCACGCTCACTGAAGCCGGCCGCGCCTTTTTCGCCCGCTGCGAAGGGCTGCTCAACGAAGTGACGGGCCGGCTCGAAGCGGCCAGCACCGAAATCCACGAGCTGACGACCGGCGTGTCGGGCAGCCTCTCGCTGCTGTCGGACACGCAGTTCAGCACTTCCTTCGTCTGCCACGTGGTCAAGCTGTTCCTGGAGTCGCATCCGAATGTGCGCTGCCAGCTCGACGTGGCGAACGGCTTTCACGCACCGCAGGTCGGCGATGTCGATTGCTATGTGTGTTCGGAGCCGCCCGATGCCCCCAACCTCGTGGCCAAGCTGCTGGGCAAGTTGAACTACGGGCTCTACGCGAGCCCGCAATACCTCGCGCGCCACGGGACCCCACAGGCGCCGGATGAGCTGGTACGGCACCAGTCGATCGTGATGAAGGCTCCGTCGGGGTTGTCGCAGATGCTGCTGGTGTCGGGCGAATCGGGCAGCTTCGCTTTCCGCCCCGAGCCCGCCTTCGAGACCAACGACCACTGGGTCATGAAGACCTTCTGCATCGACGGCCTGGGCATTGCGCTGCTGCCGGCCTTCTTCGTGCGCCCCGAGGTGGAGCAGGGCGTGCTGGTGCCGGTGCTGCCGCAGTGGCAGCCCGAGCCGCGCCGCATCTACTGCGCCTACCAGCGGCAGCGCTACATGGGCCAGAAACTGCGCGACTTCGTCGACCTGATGGCGCGTTGCGTGGTGGACATCGACTCGTACAACTACTACGTCGGATCATCGACAACGAAGCGCCGCAAGACCGGCGCGAGACCATAATTGGCGGCGTTTGCCAGTTGCCCTCAGGCCTTTACTCATCATGAAGAAAATACTCGTCCTCAACGGCCCCAACCTCAACCTGCTCGGTACGCGAGAGCCCGAGCAATACGGTCGCGACACGCTGGCCGATGTCGAACGTCTGTGCAAGGACACGGGCGCCAAGCTCGGCGTCGAGATCGAGTGCCGTCAGTCGAACCACGAAGGTGTGCTGATCGACTGGATCCAGGAAGCGGGCCGCGAGGTGGCTGCCGGCAACATGCTGGGCGTGGTCATGAACCCCGGCGCCTACACCCACACGTCGATTGCGCTGCACGATGCGATCAAGGGCGCGAGCGTGCCGGTGATCGAGCTGCACATCTCGAACGTGCATGCGCGTGAAGAGTTTCGCCACCACTCCTACATCTCGCCCGCGGCGCGCGGGATCATCGTGGGGCTGGGGGTGAAGGGCTATACGCTGGCTATTGCTGCGCTTGTTCCTTAGGCCTACTTCAAGGTCTTGCGTGTTTCGTGTCGGGCGGTTCGGGGGCGCTTTTGTTCAGGGCGCGTGCGAATGACACCGGGTGCTCCCCTCCGCGAATGTCCCCCGCTTCGCTCCTCCTTTATTTCGCTGCGGGGAGCACCCGGCGTCATTCGCACCTGGGCATGCTGCTGGAGTGCAGCCGATCAACGACCGCTCTGTCCAACGCTCACGTCGATACGGGGCTCTTTTTAGCTAAATAAAGGAGGAGCGAAGCGGGGGACATTCGCGAAAAAGAGCACCGTGTCGGCGTGAGCGGCGCCCTGAACAGCAGCACCCCAAAAATTTCAGTAGGCCTGCTTCGGCGCCGCAGCCTTCCAACTACGACTGATGCGCCCAGCACTGTCGATGCTTTCAAGGTGCACGTCAAAGCCCCAGAGCCGAGCAACATGCTTCAGCACTTCTTCCGCACCGTCATGCAACGGCAGGTTGTTGCGCTGCGTATGCCGCAGTGTCAGCGAACGGTCGCCGCGCGTGGCGACATTCCACACCTGGATGTCGGGCTCGCGGCTGCTGATGTCGTACTGTCGTGACAGCGATTCGCGCAACGCCTGATAGCCGCTGTCGTCGTGGATGGCCGACACCTCGAGTTCGGACTCGCTCTGGTGATCGCGGATCGAGAACAGCCGAAAATCGCGCATCGTCTTCGGGCTCAGGAACTGACCGATGAAACTCTCGTCCTTGAAGTTGCGCATCGCGTAGTCGAGCGTCTTGACCCAGTCGGTACCCGCAAAGTCGGGGAACCATCGGCGATCTTCGTCGGTCGGCTTCTCGCACACGCGCCGCAGGTCGGTCATCATCGCGAAGCCGAGTGCATAGGGATTGATGCCGCTGTAGGCGCGATGGCCTACCGGTGGCTGGAAGATCACACCGGTATGCGAGCTGAGCCATTCCATCATGAAGCCGTCGGCGAGCTGACCACGGTCGTACATGGTGTTGAGCAGCGTGTAGTGCCAGAAGGTGGCCCAGCCTTCGTTCATGACCTGCGTCTGGCGCTGCGGGTAGAAGTACTGTGCAATCTTGCGCACGATGCGCACCACCTCACGCTGCCAGGGTTCGAGCAGCGCGGCGTTCTTCTCGATGAAGTAGAGCAGGTTCTCCTGCGGCTCCGACGGAAAGCGCCGTGTGGCGTCGGAGTCGGCTGCCTGCTCGGCACGCCGCGGCAGCGTGCGCCAGAGATCGTTCACCTGCTGCTGCATGTGGCGCTCGCGGTCCGCGCGCTGCACGCTCTCCTGTGCCAGCGAACGCTTCTGTGGGCGGCGATAGCGGTCGACACCGTAGTTCATCAGCGCATGGCAGGAGTCGAGCAGTTCCTCGACTGAATCAACACCGTGCCGCTCTTCGCACTCGGCGATGTAGTGCCGCGCATAGACGAGGTAATCGATGATGGAGGACGCATCGGTCCACATGCGGAACAGGTAGTTGCCCTTGAAGAAACTGTTGTGGCCATAGGCCGCGTGCGCGATTACCAGGGCCTGCATGGCCATGGTGTTTTCTTCCATCAGGTAGGCGATGCAGGGATCGGAGTTGATGACGATCTCGTACGCCAACCCCATGTGGCCGCGCTTGTAGTTCTTCTCGGTCGCGATGAACTGTTTGCCGTACGACCAGTGGCGGTAGATCATCGGCATGCCCACGCTGGCGTAGGCGTCCATCATCTGCTCGGCCGTGATCACTTCGAGCTGGTTGGGATACACGTCGAGCCCGAAGCTCTTGGCTGTCTTGGCGATCTCGGTGTGATAGGTCTCGATCAGCTCGAAGGTCCAGTCGGAAGGACTGGGCAGGCGCTCCAGGACAGGGCCGGACGAAGGGCGGTCAGTGTTCATGAGTTGACCCCTTCCTTCTTGAACAGGTCACGAAAGACCGGATAGATGTCTTGTGCGTCCGACACCTTGCGCATTGCAAAGTTAGGCTGCACGCCTTCGAGCTGCTGGTATTCCTGCCACAGGTTCTGCTCGGTCTCGGCCACCTGCACGTATGCGTAGTAGCGCACCACCGGCAGGATGTTGTCGACCAGCAGCTCGCGGCAGCGGCCGCTGTCCTGGTGCCAGTTGTCGCCATCGCTGGCCTGCGCGCCGTAGACGTTCCATTCGCCGCTGGGGTAGCGCGCCTTGATGATCTCGTCCATCAGCACCAGCGCGCTCGACACCACCGTGCCGCCGGTTTCGGTGGCGTGGAAGAACTCTTCCTCGGTCACTTCCTGCGCCTGCGTGTGATGGCGCAGGAACACGAGGTCGATGGTCTCGTAGTGCCGCGTGAGGAACATGTACAGCAGCATGAAGAAGCGCTTGGCCATGTCCTTGCGCGCCTCGTCCATCGAGCCCGACACGTCCATCAGGCAGAACATCACGCACTTGGCGCTGGGCACCGGCGTCCTCACGCGGTTGCGGTAGCGCAGGTCGATGGGGTCGATGTAGGGCACGTGCCGCATGGTGCGGCGCAGCTCGGCGATGCGCTCTTCGGTTTCGCGGATTTCCTTCTGGATGAGCGCCGTCGTGACCTGTGGATGCTGCTTGAGGTGTTCGAGATGCGCTTCGAGACGCTTGAGTTCCTTGCGCGGTTCGCCGCCGAGCGCGATGCGGCGGGCCAGCGCCCCGCGCATCGAGCGCACCACGTGCAGGTTGTTGGGCGAACCGTCGCTCGTGAAGCCGGCGCGGTGGCTCTTCCACTCGGGCACATCGGCGATCTGGGTGCGAATGAGGTGGGGCAGTGCGAGGTCGTCGAAGAACACGCGCATGAACTCTTCGCGTGTGAGGCGGAAGACGAAGTCGTCTTCCCCTTCGCCGCCGTCGCCGGCCTCGCCGCTGCCGGAGCCGCCACCAGCCTGGCCTTCGGGACGCTTGATGCGGTCGCCCTTCAGGTACTCCTGGTTGCCCGGATGCACGTACTCGCGGTCGCCGCCACGGGCGTGGCCGAACACGGGTTCGGACACATCGTGGCGCGGCAGGGTCACGTCTTCGCCTTGCTCCAGTTCGCGGATGTTGCGGCCACTGACGGCGCGCCTCACCGCTTCCTGGATCTGCCCCTTGTAGCGCCGCAGGAAGCGCTCACGGTTGCCAATGGACTTGTTCTTGCCCGATAGCCGGCGGTCGATGATCTGCTGCAGGATGGCCACGATGGTGTCAAAGCTCCTTGCAAAGAAGAGGGAAGAACTGCTGCGCGTTCGTCGCTATGAACTCTTGCGCACCCGCAGATACCACTCGCACAGCAGGCGAACCTGCTTGGCCGTGTAGCCCTTCTCGACCATGCGGGTCACGAAGTCTTCGTGCTTCTTCTGTTCGTCGGCGCTGCTCTTGGTGTTGAAGCTGATCACCGGCAGAAGCTCTTCGGTGTTGGAGAACATCTTCTTCTCGATCACCGCGCGCAGTTTTTCGTAGCTGGTCCACGCCGGGTTGCGCCCCGCGTTGCCGGCCCGTGCACGCAGCACGAAGTTGACGATCTCGTTGCGGAAGTCCTTCGGGTTGCCGATGCCGGCCGGCCGTTCGATCTTCTCGAGCTCGCCATTGAGCGAGGCCCGGTCGAACACTTCGCCGGTGTCCACGTCGCGGAACTCCTGGTCTTGAATCCAGTAGTCGGCGTAGGTGACGTAGCGGTCGAAGATGTTCTGGCCGTACTCGCTGTAGCTCTCCAGATACGCGGTCTGGATTTCCTTGCCGATGAACTCGGCATAGCGCGGCGCCAGCAGCTCCTTGATGTAGCTGATGTACTTCTGCTCGACCTCCGGCGCGAACTGCTCGCGTTCGATCTGCTGTTCGAGCACGTACATCAGGTGGACCGGATTGGCCGCGACCTCGGAGCTGTCGAAGTTGAAGACCTTCGAGATGATCTTGAAGGCGAAGCGCGTCGACACACCGCTCATGCCTTCGTCGACACCCGCGTAGTCGCGGTACTCCTGGATCGACTTGGCCTTGGGGTCGGTGTCTTTCAGGCTCTCGCCGTCGTACACCTGCATCTTGCTGAAGGTGCTGGAGTTCTCGGGCTCCTTCAGGCGTGTGAGCACCGAGAGCTGGGCCATCATGCGCAGCGTGCCGGGAGCGCAAGGCGCCTTGGCCAGCGACGAGTTGCGCACCAGCTTTTCGTAGATCTTGATTTCTTCCGAGGCGCGCAGGCAGTAGGGCACCTTGACGATGTAGATCCGGTCGAGGAAAGCCTCGTTGTTCTTGTTGTTGCGGAAGGCCTTCCATTCGCTCTCGTTGCTGTGCGCGAGCACGATGCCGTCGAAGGGAATGGCGCCGAAGCCTTCAGTGCCCTTGAAGTTGCTTTCCTGCGTGGCCGTGAGCAGCGGGTGCAGCACCTTGATGGGCGCCTTGAACATTTCCACGAACTCCAGCAGCCCCTGGTTGGCCAGGCACAGGCCACCGGAGTAGGCGTAGGCGTCGGGGTCGTCCTGGGCATAGGTCTCCAGCTTGCGGATGTCTACCTTGCCGACCAGCGAGGAGATGTCCTGGTTGTTCTCGTCGCCGGGCTCGGTCTTGGCG includes:
- a CDS encoding glutathione S-transferase family protein is translated as MLKLYDYPLSGNCFKVRQMLAWLGVAHETVPVNFYPGREHKSAAFLANINPLGQLPVIDDDGFLLRDAQAILVYLASRHHDAQGHWHPDDPKLRGQVAMWLATADDITRTASAARLHDTLGYHHLDIDACRAGARAVFRVLDDHLAEQASMGLRWLASAPEPTIADLACFPYVALAGEGGISLDEFPALRNWVWNFRHLPGFIGMSGIFPAGSA
- a CDS encoding LysR family transcriptional regulator, which encodes MSRIDLALVEAFVLVAKGGSLTKAESLSGVSKATLSRQLTRLEKLLGAQLLMRSPRRITLTEAGRAFFARCEGLLNEVTGRLEAASTEIHELTTGVSGSLSLLSDTQFSTSFVCHVVKLFLESHPNVRCQLDVANGFHAPQVGDVDCYVCSEPPDAPNLVAKLLGKLNYGLYASPQYLARHGTPQAPDELVRHQSIVMKAPSGLSQMLLVSGESGSFAFRPEPAFETNDHWVMKTFCIDGLGIALLPAFFVRPEVEQGVLVPVLPQWQPEPRRIYCAYQRQRYMGQKLRDFVDLMARCVVDIDSYNYYVGSSTTKRRKTGARP
- the aroQ gene encoding type II 3-dehydroquinate dehydratase yields the protein MKKILVLNGPNLNLLGTREPEQYGRDTLADVERLCKDTGAKLGVEIECRQSNHEGVLIDWIQEAGREVAAGNMLGVVMNPGAYTHTSIALHDAIKGASVPVIELHISNVHAREEFRHHSYISPAARGIIVGLGVKGYTLAIAALVP
- a CDS encoding S-(hydroxymethyl)glutathione dehydrogenase/class III alcohol dehydrogenase, whose protein sequence is MKTKAAVAWKSGAPLTIETVDLDGPRFGEVLVEIKATGICHTDYYTLSGADPEGIFPAILGHEGAGIVVDVGPGVTTLKKGDHVIPLYTPECRQCKFCLSRKTNLCQLIRGTQGKGQMPDGTSRFSLDGQPIAHYMGTSTFSNYTVAPEISLAKIREDAPFDKVCYIGCGVTTGIGAVIFTAKVEAGANVVVFGLGGIGLNVIQGAKMVGADKIIGVDLNPEREAMARKFGMTHFINPKDTENVVDAIVQLTDGGADYSFECIGNTKVMRQALECTHKGWGRSIIIGVAEAGAEISTRPFQLVTGRKWEGSAFGGARGRTDVPKIVDWYMEGKINIDDLITHTMPLEDINKGFDLMKRGESIRGVVLY
- a CDS encoding YeaH/YhbH family protein yields the protein MAILQQIIDRRLSGKNKSIGNRERFLRRYKGQIQEAVRRAVSGRNIRELEQGEDVTLPRHDVSEPVFGHARGGDREYVHPGNQEYLKGDRIKRPEGQAGGGSGSGEAGDGGEGEDDFVFRLTREEFMRVFFDDLALPHLIRTQIADVPEWKSHRAGFTSDGSPNNLHVVRSMRGALARRIALGGEPRKELKRLEAHLEHLKQHPQVTTALIQKEIRETEERIAELRRTMRHVPYIDPIDLRYRNRVRTPVPSAKCVMFCLMDVSGSMDEARKDMAKRFFMLLYMFLTRHYETIDLVFLRHHTQAQEVTEEEFFHATETGGTVVSSALVLMDEIIKARYPSGEWNVYGAQASDGDNWHQDSGRCRELLVDNILPVVRYYAYVQVAETEQNLWQEYQQLEGVQPNFAMRKVSDAQDIYPVFRDLFKKEGVNS
- a CDS encoding PrkA family serine protein kinase; this encodes MDVISNFAARYERTREEVISLQDYLDTCKRDPTAYATASERMLKAIGEPELVDTRNDPRLSRIFANKVIKIYPAFKEFYGMEDAIEQVVSYFRHAAQGLEEKKQILYLLGPVGGGKSSIAERLKQLMERVPFYAIQGSPVNESPLGLFDTAEDGEILEKEYGIPHRYLNRILSPWAVKRLEEYGGDIRQFKVVKRYPSVLRQIAVAKTEPGDENNQDISSLVGKVDIRKLETYAQDDPDAYAYSGGLCLANQGLLEFVEMFKAPIKVLHPLLTATQESNFKGTEGFGAIPFDGIVLAHSNESEWKAFRNNKNNEAFLDRIYIVKVPYCLRASEEIKIYEKLVRNSSLAKAPCAPGTLRMMAQLSVLTRLKEPENSSTFSKMQVYDGESLKDTDPKAKSIQEYRDYAGVDEGMSGVSTRFAFKIISKVFNFDSSEVAANPVHLMYVLEQQIEREQFAPEVEQKYISYIKELLAPRYAEFIGKEIQTAYLESYSEYGQNIFDRYVTYADYWIQDQEFRDVDTGEVFDRASLNGELEKIERPAGIGNPKDFRNEIVNFVLRARAGNAGRNPAWTSYEKLRAVIEKKMFSNTEELLPVISFNTKSSADEQKKHEDFVTRMVEKGYTAKQVRLLCEWYLRVRKSS
- a CDS encoding SpoVR family protein; the protein is MNTDRPSSGPVLERLPSPSDWTFELIETYHTEIAKTAKSFGLDVYPNQLEVITAEQMMDAYASVGMPMIYRHWSYGKQFIATEKNYKRGHMGLAYEIVINSDPCIAYLMEENTMAMQALVIAHAAYGHNSFFKGNYLFRMWTDASSIIDYLVYARHYIAECEERHGVDSVEELLDSCHALMNYGVDRYRRPQKRSLAQESVQRADRERHMQQQVNDLWRTLPRRAEQAADSDATRRFPSEPQENLLYFIEKNAALLEPWQREVVRIVRKIAQYFYPQRQTQVMNEGWATFWHYTLLNTMYDRGQLADGFMMEWLSSHTGVIFQPPVGHRAYSGINPYALGFAMMTDLRRVCEKPTDEDRRWFPDFAGTDWVKTLDYAMRNFKDESFIGQFLSPKTMRDFRLFSIRDHQSESELEVSAIHDDSGYQALRESLSRQYDISSREPDIQVWNVATRGDRSLTLRHTQRNNLPLHDGAEEVLKHVARLWGFDVHLESIDSAGRISRSWKAAAPKQAY
- a CDS encoding aromatic ring-hydroxylating oxygenase subunit alpha; the protein is MPFVTDDPNMRDDWLVVGPTTAEARTTRLLGETVQLWIDADGTPQCRLGDQPLAVQSRYGYLWVCPSGQPARALFDFPEYSEPGRRTIDCGGIGVAVSGLRVIENFLDMAHFPFVHADYLGKVPHTEVAQYQVQVEPATGEIWATDCRFWQPRASAAHDSGSEVLYKYRVMQPFSAMLYKSSFRAGELDAIGLFLQPIDDEHVIAHTILACYDDDSTDAELIAFQHTIFGQDKPILENHAYKRMPLEGRAETPTRGDTSSVTYRRWLRERGMRFGVRAAA
- a CDS encoding Rieske (2Fe-2S) protein, which produces MNTNNTTPWHPVARAADLRPGANIVAGFAEGQELALWRAADGTAQAWENRCPHRSVRFTLGQVIENRLACAYHGWQYAAGSGQCTRIPAHPAMQAPRNVCAKTFNVAEAAGMLWVHLSPETHIAPTELANAVPAGWNFCRTLTVRAPASTVRKMLARHGLVADAASGAWRGQLDEVNTAALVLDAQPSLAFVHFWSDAHPAGHAMTVLHVAVRRLRSEIEAFPKD